In the genome of Megalops cyprinoides isolate fMegCyp1 chromosome 7, fMegCyp1.pri, whole genome shotgun sequence, one region contains:
- the LOC118781278 gene encoding transcription factor HES-5-like: MAPTVTAAMNYSKEYLSLNNKLRKPMVEKMRRDRINSSIEQLKSLLGPEFLNQNPDSKQEKADILEMTVCFLRRQHQHQQVNTMSCSAAVSEGYSKGIQEAVNFLSQYEVKTPSQRRLLSHFQTLKPFSDKSSSYSVLPQLSSPARYITSKEETSASSALWRPW; the protein is encoded by the exons ATGGCACCTACAGTCACTGCAGCTATGAATTATTCCAAGGAATACCTGTCTCTCAATAACAAG CTGAGAAAGCCAATGGTGGAAAAGATGCGCAGAGATCGTATCAACAGCAGCATCGAGCAGCTCAAGTCTCTCCTGGGCCCAGAGTTCCTCAACCAGAATCCTGACTCCAAGCAGGAGAAAGCCGACATCCTGGAGATGACCGTTTGCTTCCTGAGAcggcagcaccagcaccagcaagTTAACACCATGTCCTGCTCTGCAGCTGTCAGCGAGGGCTACTCCAAGGGTATCCAAGAGGCTGTGAACTTCCTGTCACAATATGAAGTGAAGACACCGTCCCAGAGAAGACTGCTGAGCCATTTCCAAACCCTGAAGCCTTTCTCTGATAAGAGCAGCAGTTACAGTGTCCTGCCGCAGCTGAGCTCCCCAGCCCGCTACATCACCAGCAAAGAGGAGACTTCAGCCAGCAGCGCCCTCTGGAGGCCCTGGTAG